The uncultured Cohaesibacter sp. genome segment CTCTTGCGGCACTTCGCTGATGGGCAAGGTCTCGGAATCGCCGGAGCTGATCGAGCCGTCCTTTTCATATTCATAGATCTTCCAGTTGCCGCTCACCATGTAATATTTGCAGGCATAAAGCGGCTGACCATCAAGGATGCCGATACGCCAGTCATAATCGGTAGGAAGATATTCCTGCATCATCAGTAGGTCGGTCTGCTTGAACAATTCCTTGCCAAGGGCTTTGAGTTCCTGCGCATCCTTCACTTTGTGCACGCCACGTGAAAAGCACCCATCGGGGATCTTTACAATGCCGGGAAACTGCAAGTCATCGGCCAATTGTTTCATCCGCTGGCGGTCGAAAATCACGGTTTTCGGAGTCAGGACGCGATTGGATCGCAGAAGCTCGGCCAGAAAGATCTTGTTGGTGCAACAGAGGATGGAATGCGGATCATCAATGACCGGCATGCCTTCCTGCAGGGCCCGTTTGGCAAACCGATAGGTGTGATGGTTCAGCGCCGTTGTTTCACGGATGAAAAGCGCATCGAATTCCATCAGACGGCGATAGTCCTTGGCGGTGATCAATTCAGCGCGTGCGTCGACGCTTTCCGCCGCTGTAACAAAGGCGTCCAGAGCCTTTGCATCGCTTGGCGGGCTTTGCTCATCCGGGTTGACCAAGATGCTGACAATCGTGCTTGGGATCTTGCGGATTGCCGGTTTTGGCAGGCTCCCTTTCAAAAATGCTCTCAATGCCGCATCAAAGTTAGGCTTTGCCTCATCTGACAATCGATGGATTGCCAGAGCCTCGATTTCTGTGATTTTGACGCCGGGTGCCTGGTCGAGGTTGATCCGGATAATCGGACATCGGAAAAGATCGAACGCCTGACGGGCAATGGCCTTGAAGCGCTTGTCCGGAGTGCGGCCAAAATAGACATCGATGACGTCTGGGAAGATCCCCTCTCCTTTTTCATCGAGCAACGCCTGAAGGCTGAGCAAAGCGCGTTTGTGGATCCGCTTCCAGTTGATATCGAGCAGGGCATCGGCCTCAGGCAGGCAGCGTTCCTTGCGGGCACTGGCGAGCAGGCTGCAATAATAGCCAAGGGACAAAGGTTCATAGGACCGGGACAGGTTGAGGACTCGGCGGCCCGGCACACCATATTCCAGCGCCAGATAGTCGCGCACGGTCATGGCGTGGCAACCCTTGGGGACATTGGCCAGATCCTTGAGACGATCAACAAGAATGATTGGCAAGCGGGACCGGTTGGCCGGGCTGGAGCCATCGGGCATATGATCAATGTGACGAACCAGCCGGACACCGTCGGTGCCGTCCTCATAATAGGCTGGAAGCTCCGTTTCCACCTCATATCCATGCTTGGTGTAGAGCGCCAAGGCGCGCTCATTGTCCTTGCGCACTTCAAGCGATAGACGGTCACAGGCTTGCTCACGGGTGATCGCTTCCGCGCCGCCCAGCAATTGGGTACCGATACCGAGCTTTGATTTATCCGGATCGACGGCCAATGAATACAACCGGGCGACGCTAGAGCCATCACGCAGCAGAATGGCCGCATATCCCAGAATGACATCCTCTTTGTCGACTGCAACAATCAGTCGGGAGGAGTCGGTTTTGAAAAAGGACCGAAAGGAGCGCGCGGAGATGCGGTCCCCGGAAAAGCAACGACTTTCAAGTGCCATAAGCTGCTCAAGATCCTCGATCTTGGCGGTGCGCAGAAGCGTCGGCAAAAGCGTGTGTGTGGCCATGACTGGCTTTCAGCAAAATGGGAAATATGGGAAATACTGGAACGCGTTTTGGTTCATTCAAACCCGGTGTCGGCTGCTATATACCTGCGGACCCATCGTGCCTAGCAAAATTGCGTTGTCAGGGGCAGAAAATCACACAAAAATGGGCACCAAACGGGGGCACTGTTCGGCCCTTTAATTTTGGGAATGAGAGACGCGCGACGGGGCATGGATTCAACGCATCAAGAGCGAGGCATGCCCCGCCCTTGATGTCGTTTCATTTGAAATCGTTTATAGCCCCTGATCGCATTATTGGCTGTTTTTGTCACGCTGCACAAAGATCGATATGAAGGCCAAGGTGGCCGAGACGATCATCATGACCAGCGAAATCGCATTGAGGGCCGGGGTTGACCCCTGCTTGAGGCGATCAAACATAGTGATAGTCAGCGGGGAATCCGACCCTGTCAGCATCAATGTGGTATTGAAATTCTCAAATGACATCAGGAAACAGATAATCCCGGCCCCGACCAAGGCGGGCTTCAAGAAGGGAATGGTTATGGTGCGCACGGCTTCGAGCTTGGTTGCACCAAGATTCAGCGCGGCTTCCTCAAGACTGATGTCGAATTTGCGCAACCGGGCCGAGATGACCAACGTTGTGATGGTGGTGATGAAGGCGAACTGGCCCAATATCACCAGCACCAGACTTGGCCGCAGGGCCTCGATTTCATAGCCCCACGCATCCTCGATGCCATTGACGATGGAATTGGCAAAGATGAGGATCGAAATACCAAGAATGACGCCGGGAATAACCAGCGGGGTCAGGGCCAAGACATAGAGCATGTTTTTGCCGGGGAAGTTGGTGCGCTCAAACAGGAACGCATTACAGGTGCCGACAAACAAAGACAGGATGGTCACCCAGACGGCGACAAAGGCTGAATAGCCAAGGCTTTCAAGCAGTGCCCCATCATTGAAGATACCAAGGCGCGGTTCGCTGTCGCCGATGAACCAGTCAAGCGTGAAGCCTTCCCAAGGCATCGAGGGAAACAAGCTGTCATTGAAGGCAAACACGCCGACCACGATCAACGGGGCGGCGAGATAGATGAAAAACAGCGTGACATAGGCCTGATAGAGCCGGACACCAGCTTTGGGCTGTGGAATGGACGGGATCATGGTTGGCCTCCTATTTCACAGTATCAGCAAGGGTCTGGCGGCTCAGCTTGAGACCGACCCAGACGATGAGGGAGGACAGGATCAACAGCAAGAAACCGAACGCGGAGCCGG includes the following:
- a CDS encoding GNAT family N-acetyltransferase; protein product: MATHTLLPTLLRTAKIEDLEQLMALESRCFSGDRISARSFRSFFKTDSSRLIVAVDKEDVILGYAAILLRDGSSVARLYSLAVDPDKSKLGIGTQLLGGAEAITREQACDRLSLEVRKDNERALALYTKHGYEVETELPAYYEDGTDGVRLVRHIDHMPDGSSPANRSRLPIILVDRLKDLANVPKGCHAMTVRDYLALEYGVPGRRVLNLSRSYEPLSLGYYCSLLASARKERCLPEADALLDINWKRIHKRALLSLQALLDEKGEGIFPDVIDVYFGRTPDKRFKAIARQAFDLFRCPIIRINLDQAPGVKITEIEALAIHRLSDEAKPNFDAALRAFLKGSLPKPAIRKIPSTIVSILVNPDEQSPPSDAKALDAFVTAAESVDARAELITAKDYRRLMEFDALFIRETTALNHHTYRFAKRALQEGMPVIDDPHSILCCTNKIFLAELLRSNRVLTPKTVIFDRQRMKQLADDLQFPGIVKIPDGCFSRGVHKVKDAQELKALGKELFKQTDLLMMQEYLPTDYDWRIGILDGQPLYACKYYMVSGNWKIYEYEKDGSISSGDSETLPISEVPQEVLNVALRGTQLIGNGFYGVDIKETVLGPSIIEINDNPSIDFGIEDSVLGSALYQRLMAVLVSRVGRS
- a CDS encoding ABC transporter permease is translated as MIPSIPQPKAGVRLYQAYVTLFFIYLAAPLIVVGVFAFNDSLFPSMPWEGFTLDWFIGDSEPRLGIFNDGALLESLGYSAFVAVWVTILSLFVGTCNAFLFERTNFPGKNMLYVLALTPLVIPGVILGISILIFANSIVNGIEDAWGYEIEALRPSLVLVILGQFAFITTITTLVISARLRKFDISLEEAALNLGATKLEAVRTITIPFLKPALVGAGIICFLMSFENFNTTLMLTGSDSPLTITMFDRLKQGSTPALNAISLVMMIVSATLAFISIFVQRDKNSQ